ACATCTACAGCACATTTTGACCAGTCAGCTTCCCACTGTGGAACTTGTACCCACATCACAGACGCTAATAAAAAAGACAAAATAAAAGTCATAATTATCGGTTAGCAAAATTTTGAAAGATTTTTCTCACATTCTTTCTTTCTTTTCTTCCAATAATTCTCAAGTACTTGATATTTATGCTTATTTTTGAATTGACTTAAATGAATATTATTTTGATTAAGAACTGAAGTATTTTTGATTTTCATGACTCAAGCTGTCTATCTAGAACATATTTAAGACACTTTATAGATTTTTTGAAGTGAATTTATACTTAATTTCTGCCTTACTTTTGTGTAGGTAAGAATTTTTCAGGATTATTTTCAATATAAGTAAGCGAATATTTGACAACACCCACTATTACTGAAAAAAGAGCAATTGCTGAAATAATAAAAATGATTTTTTTGTAAATGCTTTTCATAAATTTTTTATTTTTTTGATTATTTTTTTCATCAACGCCCAATTTTTTGAATGATTTAAATAATTAGTAATTTATACTGTAGCCTTTTAAATTACCTACGGAGTAGATTAAATACATCAGAAACTCCTCACACACTTTTTTCTGATAACTTTAAAAGTACTCGACCGCAAAGTTTGAGTACTTTTTGTATTTTTTGCCATGTGACAGTTAAGATAGAGGTCTATTAGGCATTACAAAATTGGAATTAAGGTGTGATATTGTACATGTGTGTAGGAGGATTGATTTACTTCAGTGGAAACAAGGAAACACTTGATGTAAGTCAATTTTTAAAGATCTCTCTCTGAGGGATCTTTTTTTTTGGATTATTAGAAATACCTATTTAATCTTAAATATAAATTCATATAAGCTTTCTTCAAAATTATGATAGACATCATTCCAAATTAGTAATTTGATTCGTTAGATTATGGATTGTTAAATTCCTCTGTTAATGAAAATACTTTTTTTAGCAATTTTAATTTGTTCAAGCTTATTATTTCCTTCTTCATCATATGCCTCACATGTAGAACTAAAACCTTGTGTAGAGATTGCTCATTGTGTACGAGAAGAATGGGAGGTTAACAATATTGAGAAACCTTTTGAAGAGATTAAAACATTTATCGAAAACACTCCAAGAACCGAGATTGTAGAAATTGATGGTGATTATCTTCATGCTGAGGCAACTAGTAAATGGATGAAGTATGTAGACGACTTAGAAGTATCCTTTCTACCTGAATCAAACCTCTTATCAATAAGATCAGAATCAAGAGTTGGAGAAAGTGATTTAGGAGTGAATCAAAAAAGAGTTGATTTACTAAAATCAAAAATGTTTTAAGACAAAAAGTAAAAAAATAATTTGTTTTTATTGTTTTTTGTATAACTTTTCCATTTTTAAAAAAAATTAGCAGATAAAAAAGTGATAATTATCATCATGCCTTGATAAAGGCAAATTTATTAGATTTTCTCTAAAAAGATGATCATAAATTTTATGTATTTATTGTTATCTAGTTTTGTTTTTTTCTGGTTTTATATAAACATAAAAAAAAATGGACTTAAATGGATAATCAAAGGTCTTTTTCAAATTGGAATATTGGTATTATTCATTGGAGGGTTTTTCAAAATATTTTTAACCTTACCCCCTAATTTTTTTATAAAATTATTTTTTCTTATTATTTATACATGGTGCACTGTTGGAATAAATGTAAATTTCATGATCCCTTTGATTGGGTTGATTGACCAAAAAATAGTGAAAAAATAAAACTAAAATATGCCTTAATTTTTAGTACAAAAATAAATCTATTTCCTTAATCTGAAATATTAATCTTTATAAGATTTATTTTTTTCCTTTTGAAAGTCTTTTTCTTGTATATCTAGTCTTTAGTGCCAGTTCTGTCATTATATATATACCAAATAAAAGAATGACTATTCCAATGAAGTATTTCATTATTTTTTTTGTAATTAATATGTTTGAAATTTATTCATGATGCCAACTAATTTTAATATCTATTTCTTGAGATAAATTTCTTGTGACTGGACATTCTTTGGAAGCTTTTTTCAAAAAATCAATAGTTTCATTAGAAGTGCTCTCTGGTATAAAAATATCTATTATTAGTTCTTTTATCTTCCTCTCGCTATTTTGTGTCATTACTTTTTCAATATTTAAATATATACCTTTCAAATCAAATCCTTTCGATTTAGCTTTAATTGCCATAATTGTTAGTAGGCAAGTACCTAGAGATGTTGCTAATAAATCAGTTGGGGAAAAACTTTCACCTTTACCGCAGTGATCTAAAGGTGCATCAGTTCTAATAATACTTCCAGACTGTAGATGAATAGCCTCACAGTTTAAATTTCCTAAATATGAACATTTAACTTTAGTCATTTTAAAAAATTAAATTATGAAAATATTATTAATAAAAATTTATGGAACATAACAAGATTATTGATGAGAGATTTTTTTGCATATTAGTGGAGTATTAAGGAAATTCATCATTCAAGTTTTGAAATCAGTTTTTATATCCATATTCCTCTAAGCAATACTCAATTAATTCAATTGATTTTTTAAGAGTTCTTTTATTTTTATTTTCTAGATCGAAGCATTCATTTAAAACACGTATAGATTCATTTAAATATGATTCTTCTTTATTTTTTAAATCTTTAACTTGATTTATATAAATTAATTTTTTAATCCCAATAAGGGAAAATATGATTATTAATATTGTAAAAATTGCTATTTTTAATTTATTCATACAATTAGTTATTACAAATATTTTAATTTATTTAATATCTAAAAACTTTACACAGCTTATAGAACTAAGTAATTACATATGTAGCAGCTGTTATTGCTATAGCAGTAATAGAAATGAAGATGTATGGAACAACCTTTAAAGGTATATATAGATTATTTTTAGACATAAGTAGAGCATTTATAAAATTCTTACATTCCATACAAACTTTATTAGTCTTCAAATATACAAATTAATTTTCTTTGCAAAAATTCAATTCTTTTAAAAGATTAAAAATTTATATTCATTGAATTTTCATTAAATAAAGTATTTCTAAATCCTGTCTTGAGTCCGATATTTTTCTTTTTAAGAAGATTAATTCTTCTTGGCTCATTTTTGATTCTTTTATCATCAATTCTGCTTGTTCAATAGCATGTTCTATATTCCTAATTTTAATTTCTCTTATTGAGGGATTATCTTTACATGCTTTTTTAGTATTCGCATCTAACATATTTACTAAAAAAAATCACCTTGAATTTAATCTAAATTAAAACTTCATTATACTACTACCGCAAATTTTATTAAAATAAATTACTATTAAAGTAAGGACTTTAACCTTAGCTAACCCTCTCTTCAATTGATCGAGTGGGTTTTTTTTATGGTGTAATATACTCCTAGCATTTAATACTAATTTGGAAGATTCAAAACTTAATCCTGAGGAAAATAATTCAATCGAATCGTCCCCCAATTTGAATGAAGACAATAAAGATCATAATGAGGGGACTAAAAAAGAAGAAAATGTTAAAGCATTTACAGAATTTTTAGAGAAAGCAAGTAGTCAAGATTCTTCAGAAGAAAAAGTAAAACTTGATTCTGAGCAACAAAAACCGAAAATTGACAAATCACTTTTTAAAAGATTTCTTAATAATGGATTTGATGGAATTACAACTAATCCAAACTATAAAATGTTGGCATTATTAATAATCCTTTTAATTAATTTGTCTCTATTTTTTGTAATTGGAAATATGGGTAAAGCGTTTTTAAGAAATGCAGGAATTATGGGTTAGAAATTATTTATTTCTTTTTGGATCATCATCGTTACAATTTTGATTCTGCAAATGAAACTGTGATATTTTCTTGTCAAAATATTTAAATAAAATTTGGATAATAAAGAGCCAGAAAATCCAGTCGTTTATCTTTCTAATTTAGTCAAGAAATTAGATGTAAAAAACAGAAATGGTTTAGTAGCCTTAGCAATAGTAAACCTTTTAGTAATTATTTTATTTAAATTTTATTTGAAAGGATCTGGATTATTATCTTGAATTTGTCTGCTGGTATTATTATTCAGCATTCTCAAATTGTTTTGCTAATCTAAAGGCCTTCTTAATTATTAGAAAGCCACCATATGCTCCTGCCAGTAAAGGTAATACTATTAAAGGATTAGGGGAATAATCTGAATAATTTTTCACACCCTCAACATATTCATAACCTGAACATTTAAGAAAGATAAAGCTATAAAATGTGATACTCCAACCAATGATTGATAAAAAGCCACCTTTTTTATCTCCTTCGTAGAATCTGTCTAGACCTAAGCCCCAACCTAATATTAAGAATATTCCTCTAACAACTGAATTTTTTTCTTGATTTCTGAGCATAATAAAAAAATGTTCATTATGAACATAATCTATTTGTATTCAAGATGTGAGATGTTTTTATTAATTAATCTTTAAAATAAATTTTTAATGGATTTATTATATAAATTACTAAAAATATTAGTCAGTCTTTTAATTAATCATTAAAGATTTTATTTGAATTCAACAAGGAAATTGAAGGCCTTATATAAATAAAAATAGACCCATACATATCCTGCATAATTCTCATCTCTTCGTCTAAATATACAATTGAAATCTGGCAATTTGGCGATTCTTTATTCCAAGGTAATTTATTCCAAACCTCTTTAACCGGATACCACCTATCCATAAGTAATTCACTAAATAATGGAATCTTATTAAGTCCATCAACTTTGGAAACTTTTGTTTTTTGTAAGTTCATATCAAGCAAATTGTTTCTTAAAACCAAATCACTTGCTAAAGTTATTACTCTTCCACCAAAAGTAGGCAATAATTTGAACCAACCTAAGATAGGAATTGTTGTGAGCCCAAATATTGTAGTGTCAAAAGTAGATATAAATTCTTTTTTGTCAAAATCAATCTTTTGAGCAATTCTCCCAATTGTTGATATTCCAAAGGACCCTACTTGCAATTGATGTAATTTAAAAAAAAGATTACTTTTGAACTCATCATTTAATGCCTTTTCAATAGCCAGGAAGAAGGGAGAACTTCGAAATAATTCAACATTAGAAAAAATCAATTCCCACTCTCCAGACAATAATTTTTCTGATATTTCAAAACTAAAGTCTTTAAGATCATCAATCAATTCATCCATTTCATTAGCTTTTTCCTCATACATAGGAGAAATTAATTTATTTAATCTTTGCCCTCTATCTGTAACAGCAGCTATTTTATATATATTTGACTTTATCTCTCCAATCTCTTTCATAACTCCAATACAAGAAATACTAACTAATCTTAGGAATTTAATTTGAAGTTGATGGCAATTTTAATAATGCTGGTAATAAAATCAATTAATATTCTCCCCACCTTTTACCAATATCAAACCCCCATTCAGTGGTTAATCTAATTACTTCATCATGATTCTTGCATTTTGAAAGGGATAACTTTTTACTAGGATTATTATTTATTAGCTCAGCAATTTGATTAAGTTGCTCTATTTTTTTGAGAAAATTACTTAGATCTTTATCTGACATTTATCTAGGAAGTAAATTTTTGATCATAAGTAAATATGTAATAAAGAACCCAGGCAACACCAATAATAAGAATTGCAATCATTATATTTACTGACCAAACTACTTCTATCATGTAATTTTTTATATATTTTTAATATATCCAAAATTTTAATTAAATTAACCGTTAATAATTTAAATCTAAAACAATACACTACTACTACTAAGTATATAAAATAGTCTTAAATAGTTTAAAAAATTATGGGAGAAGCTAAGAGAAGGGAAGATTTAGGCTTGCCACCTAGAGAAAAGAAAAAGGAAAAACAAACATCAAAAAATCAACTAAACAAAATTTTAAATAAATATCCTTATTTACCTTTCATTTTAGGTTTTTCATTACTAGCAATATTAATTATCGATTTAGTTAATTACTACAAATAGATATATAAAAAGGGAATACTTTTAGCAGACGAGAAGATTATCTTCGCAATTGCG
The Prochlorococcus marinus str. GP2 genome window above contains:
- a CDS encoding DUF1499 domain-containing protein, giving the protein MKILFLAILICSSLLFPSSSYASHVELKPCVEIAHCVREEWEVNNIEKPFEEIKTFIENTPRTEIVEIDGDYLHAEATSKWMKYVDDLEVSFLPESNLLSIRSESRVGESDLGVNQKRVDLLKSKMF
- a CDS encoding OsmC family protein — its product is MTKVKCSYLGNLNCEAIHLQSGSIIRTDAPLDHCGKGESFSPTDLLATSLGTCLLTIMAIKAKSKGFDLKGIYLNIEKVMTQNSERKIKELIIDIFIPESTSNETIDFLKKASKECPVTRNLSQEIDIKISWHHE
- a CDS encoding PAP/fibrillin family protein; this encodes MKEIGEIKSNIYKIAAVTDRGQRLNKLISPMYEEKANEMDELIDDLKDFSFEISEKLLSGEWELIFSNVELFRSSPFFLAIEKALNDEFKSNLFFKLHQLQVGSFGISTIGRIAQKIDFDKKEFISTFDTTIFGLTTIPILGWFKLLPTFGGRVITLASDLVLRNNLLDMNLQKTKVSKVDGLNKIPLFSELLMDRWYPVKEVWNKLPWNKESPNCQISIVYLDEEMRIMQDMYGSIFIYIRPSISLLNSNKIFND
- a CDS encoding Nif11 family protein; protein product: MSDKDLSNFLKKIEQLNQIAELINNNPSKKLSLSKCKNHDEVIRLTTEWGFDIGKRWGEY